The genomic window TGAGAGGATTTGGAATACTCTTTTGCTTACTGCCACTTCTACGGTTTTATCTTGGCTCATAGCAGTCCCTCTTGGTTTGTTGGCAGGGCTAAAGGAAGGCACTTGGATAGACAGGCTTATAAGGGCTTATAGCTACGTTTTTATGTCTTTTCCTTCCTTTTTTCTCGCTTTTATTATCCTCGTTTTGGTTTCAAAAACTGGCTACTTGCCAGTGGGTGGTCCCTTTAGCCCAGACTTTCATAAGCTAAGCCTCTGGAGTAAAATAGTGGATGTGCTTTCTCATCTTTTTGTGCCTGTGCTTACTTTGACCCTTGTATCCTCTGCGGGTCTCATAAGGCTCATGAGAAGCAGTGTTATAGAGATAAAAAACAGCCCCATGGTGGTAATGCTTAGGGCAAAGGGTGTATCCGATTGGGTTATTATTAAACATATACTCAGGAACGCCATGAACCCTTTTACCACTCTTATTGGCTACGAGATAGCGGGTCTGCTTTCGGGTGCGGCGCTTATTGAGATAATAGTGGGTTGGCCTGGGCTTGGGACTCTTATGTTGGATGCGGTGCTCTCTCAAGACCTCTTCCTTGTTATGGGAGGTCTATACATTGGCACTATAATGCTACTTATAGGAAACCTTATTGCAGATATCCTTCTTGCTATTGTGGACCCGAGGGTAAGGGAGAGGGAGATAATAAAATGAAGGAGGTTTTGCTATGCCAAAGGTAGCCATTATCCTTGCGGAAGGTTTTGAAGAGGTGGAGGCGGTTGCACCCATTGATGTGCTAAGGCGTGCGGGTGTGGAGGTTATAATTGCTGGGCTTTCTCCCGAGCCTGTTGCCAGTGCAAGGGGTGTAAAGATAGTTCCAGATGCCACCATTGACCAGCTTAATGCGGAGGAGCTTGACCTTGTCATATTGCCCGGTGGTGCAGGTGGAGTGGAAAAGCTAAAACAAGACCCAAGGGTGGAAAGGCTCATAAAGGCTATGCAGGAAAAGAAAAAGCTCATCGGTGCTATCTGTGCAGCACCTACCGCTTTGGCAAAGTTTGGTGTTCTTGAAGGCAAGAAGGCAACCGTGTATCCCACCCTTGTGGAAGAAATTAAGCCCGCTCAGTTTGTGGACAACCCAGTGGTAGAGGATGAGAATGTGATAACCAGTCAAGGACCAGGCACAGCCCTTGAGTTTGGTCTAAGGCTCGCAGAAAGGCTCGTAGGAAAGGAAAAGGCTAAGGAAGTGGCAAGGAGGATGTTAGTTCAATACGAATGATACAGGTTAGGGTAAAGCCCGGTGTAGAGGAAAAGATAAGAGGCTTTTTCCCTTGGGTATATAGACCAGAGATTATAGGCTACTCTAAACCACCTCAAAAGGGAGACCTTGTGGTAGTAAGGGACTTTGGAGGTAAGTTTCTTGGCTATGGCTATATAAACCCTTCCGCCAACATAAGCATAAGGATACTGTCCTTTGACAAGGAAGAGCCAATCAATCAGGAGCTCATAAGAAAAAGGCTACAGCAAGCCCTTGAGTATAGAAGGAGGTTAAACATAAACAGCAACGCCTACAGGCTTGTCCACTCGGAGGGAGACCTCTTGCCCGGTCTTGTGGTGGACGTATATGGCGAATATGTGGTGGTGGAGTTTACCACCTACGGGATGAATAAGCTAAGAGACTGGGTAATTCCTGCACTTATTGACCTTTTGAAACCTAAGGGGATTTACGAAAAAACTGACGAGTATGTAGCCTCTGCGGAAGGCTTTAGAGAAAAGGGAGGTGTTATATACGGAGAAGTGCCAGAGGAGGTCATAATCTGGGAGCATGACCTTGAGTTTATAGTCAACATCCCTCAGGGGCAAAAAACCGGCT from Hydrogenobacter sp. T-8 includes these protein-coding regions:
- a CDS encoding ABC transporter permease, encoding MVGFLLYRLFQAFITLLGVTFLSFLIIKLAPGDYLDQLRLNPQISPETIEALKRQYGLDQNLLLQYVKWLTSALRFDLGYSFQYHAPVSQLIGERIWNTLLLTATSTVLSWLIAVPLGLLAGLKEGTWIDRLIRAYSYVFMSFPSFFLAFIILVLVSKTGYLPVGGPFSPDFHKLSLWSKIVDVLSHLFVPVLTLTLVSSAGLIRLMRSSVIEIKNSPMVVMLRAKGVSDWVIIKHILRNAMNPFTTLIGYEIAGLLSGAALIEIIVGWPGLGTLMLDAVLSQDLFLVMGGLYIGTIMLLIGNLIADILLAIVDPRVREREIIK
- a CDS encoding DJ-1 family glyoxalase III encodes the protein MPKVAIILAEGFEEVEAVAPIDVLRRAGVEVIIAGLSPEPVASARGVKIVPDATIDQLNAEELDLVILPGGAGGVEKLKQDPRVERLIKAMQEKKKLIGAICAAPTALAKFGVLEGKKATVYPTLVEEIKPAQFVDNPVVEDENVITSQGPGTALEFGLRLAERLVGKEKAKEVARRMLVQYE
- a CDS encoding class I SAM-dependent rRNA methyltransferase, coding for MIQVRVKPGVEEKIRGFFPWVYRPEIIGYSKPPQKGDLVVVRDFGGKFLGYGYINPSANISIRILSFDKEEPINQELIRKRLQQALEYRRRLNINSNAYRLVHSEGDLLPGLVVDVYGEYVVVEFTTYGMNKLRDWVIPALIDLLKPKGIYEKTDEYVASAEGFREKGGVIYGEVPEEVIIWEHDLEFIVNIPQGQKTGFFLDQRWARRLIRSFVRPGDECLDVFCHTGGFALSMKKAGAGRVIAIDISDLALETAKKNAELNKIEGIEWIEANAFDLLRQFHKEGRKFDLVVIDPPSFAKNRASVPNALRGYKELLVRGLHLTKPGGYLAIYSCSFHITREHLLEVLASAGKDTRRQVRIVAESFQDLDHPWVLQMPNTLYLKGIYAEVL